The genomic window ACCGCGACAACCGGCAGATCCCCCAGAACCGCATCCAACTGAGCCGCTACGACATCAGCGGGCACCGGGTGGACAGCCGTAACACCGAGGGTGTTCTGCGCGGTGATCGCCGTGATCACCGAAGTCCCGAAAACCCCCAACGCCGCAAACGTCTTCAGGTCGGCCTGAATCCCCGCACCCCCACCGGAGTCCGACCCGGCAATGGTCAACACCACCGGCGGAGTCACCATCGCCCGGCCCCAACCCCCGCGAAGGCCGCGGTGAGTTCCCCGGCCAGCGACGGCGTCCGCATCACCGCACCCATCACGGCGATGCCCACCGCCCCAGCCGCGGCGCATTCCCGCGCGCGCTCCGCCGAGTCGATCCCGCCGAGCGCCAGCCAGGGCACCGGCGCGCGCATCCCGGCGGCCCCGGCCGCACCGAGTGCCGGCCCGTAGCCCGGCTTGGACACTGTCGGATAGACCGGCGAAACGGTCACGTAGTCCACACCCGACAGATCCTCGAACCCGTGCCAGGAGCGCCCGATCAGGGAGATCCCCGACGACCCGGCACCGAGTCGCCGACCATCCGCCGACGCGACGCCCGACGGCAGCGGATCGGCGCCGGCCAGGTGGACGGCGCTCCCGCCGAGCGGGTCGGGACCGGAAACGATCAATCGACCGGACGGGACGATCGCACGGAGTTCAACTGCCAGAGCCATTCGCCGGGCGTACGGCAGATCCCGCTCGCGAAGAACGACCCACGCCGCGCCGCA from Actinoplanes derwentensis includes these protein-coding regions:
- a CDS encoding thiamine phosphate synthase, whose translation is MVTPGGLVVLTDRRSASGSLVEAVREAIRCGAAWVVLRERDLPYARRMALAVELRAIVPSGRLIVSGPDPLGGSAVHLAGADPLPSGVASADGRRLGAGSSGISLIGRSWHGFEDLSGVDYVTVSPVYPTVSKPGYGPALGAAGAAGMRAPVPWLALGGIDSAERARECAAAGAVGIAVMGAVMRTPSLAGELTAAFAGVGAGRW